Proteins encoded in a region of the Patagioenas fasciata isolate bPatFas1 chromosome 21, bPatFas1.hap1, whole genome shotgun sequence genome:
- the MAPKAPK2 gene encoding MAP kinase-activated protein kinase 2 has product MLSGAPPPPAGFPSPPPPQPPPPPPPAALPHGPPPFSGKGGLQIRKNAITDDYKVTTQVLGLGINGKVLEIFSKKSGEKFALKMLQDCPKARREVELHWRASQCAHIVRIMDVYENLYQGRKCLLIVMECLDGGELFSRIQDRGDQAFTEREASEIMKSIGEAIQYLHSINIAHRDVKPENLLYTSKRPNAVLKLTDFGFAKETTTHNSLATPCYTPYYVAPEVLGPEKYDKSCDMWSLGVIMYILLCGYPPFYSNHGLAISPGMKKRIRMGQYEFPNPEWSEVSEEVKQLIRNLLKTDPTQRMTITEFMNHPWIMQSMQVPQTPLHTSRVLKEEKDLWEDVKEEMTSALATMRVDYEQIKIKKIEDSSNPLLMKRRKKANPTEPAALPH; this is encoded by the exons aTGCTCTCcggagcgccgccgccgcccgccggctTCCCCAGCCCGCCGCCGCCCCaaccgccgccgcccccgccgcccgccgctctGCCCCACGGGCCGCCGCCGTTCTCGGGGAAGGGCGGCCTGCAGATCCGGAAGAATGCCATCACGGACGACTACAAGGTCACCACGCAAGTGCTGGGCTTGGGGATCAACGGGAAAGTTTTGGAGATCTTCAGTAAGAAGAGCGGGGAGAAGTTCGCTCTCAAG ATGCTGCAGGACTGCCCGAAGGCCCGCAGGGAAGTGGAGCTGCACTGGAGAGCATCGCAGTGCGCGCACATCGTCCGCATCATGGATGTCTATGAGAACCTCTACCAGGGGAGGAAGTGTCTGCTCATCGTCATGGAGTG CTTGGACGGTGGGGAGCTCTTCAGCCGAATTCAAGACAGGGGAGACCAAGCCTTCACAGAACGGG AGGCTTCAGAAATAATGAAGAGCATTGGGGAAGCCATCCAGTACCTCCACTCTATCAACATCGCGCACCGGGATGTGAAG CCCGAAAACCTCTTGTACACCTCTAAAAGGCCCAACGCTGTGCTAAAACTCACGGACTTTGGCTTTGCTAAAGAGACAACCACGCACAACTCCTTGGCCACCCCATGCTACACGCCGTACTACGTGG CCCCAGAGGTTCTTGGTCCGGAGAAGTATGACAAGTCCTGTGATATGTGGTCGCTCGGAGTCATCATGTACATTCT GCTATGCGGGTATCCCCCTTTCTACTCCAACCACGGCCTGGCCATCTCGCCTGGTATGAAGAAGCGAATCCGGATGGGCCAGTATGAGTTTCCCAATCCTGAATGGTCCGAGGTGTCGGAGGAAG TTAAGCAGCTGATCCGTAACCTGCTGAAGACGGACCCGACCCAACGCATGACGATAACGGAGTTTATGAACCACCCCTGGATCATG CAATCCATGCAGGTGCCCCAGACCCCGCTGCACACCAGCCGTGTGCTGAAAGAGGAGAAGGATCTATGGGAGGACGTGAAG GAGGAGATGACGAGCGCGCTGGCCACCATGCGAGTGGACTACGAACAAATCAAGATCAAGAAGATCGAAGATTCCTCGAACCCTTTGCTGATGAAGAGGCGGAAGAAAGCGAACCCCACCGAACCCGCCGCGCTGCCACACTGA